The segment CAACCCTTTTTCCTAATTGATGTGCATAAGCTGCCGTTTCTTCCATAGAAATATTTGCAATTGGCACTAAAGGACAAACATCTGTTGCACCAAATCTTGGATGTTCACCAGTTTGCTTACTCATATCTATTAACTCTGAAGCTTTTTTAATCAATAAAAAAGCAGCTTCAATTACATTTTTTGGCTCACCAACAAATGTAATTACAGTTCTATTTGTTGCTTTACCAGGATCAATATCTAATAATTTAACCCCTTCAACAGTTTTTACAATATTTGCAATTGTATTTATTTTCTGTAAATCTCTTCCTTCACTAATATTTGGAACACACTCTATAAGTTGCTTATTCATAATGTTGATTTTATTCAACGTAAAAATAGGAGGATTCAACGAAAAATAATAAAAATTCGTTTAAAATAATTTATATTTGTTTATCTCAGTAATACGTATAGATGAACAAAGAAAAGTGGCTTTTTGAAATCACGCCTAAGAATAATTTATTCGATTTAAACTTAAAAGAAGTTTGGCAATATAAAGATTTGTTGTTTTTATTTGTAAAAAGGGATGTAGTTACATTGTACAAGCAAACAATTTTAGGTCCTTTGTGGTATTTAATTCAGCCTTTATTCACTTCCGTAATATTCACATTAGTTTTCAATATTATTGCAGGAATATCAACAGGTTCAGTGCCTCCTTTTCTATTCAATTTAGCAGGTATTACTATTTGGAATTATTTTAAGGAATGTTTAATAGCAACATCAGACACTTTTAAAAAGAATGAAGCAATTTTTGGTAAAGTATATTTTCCAAGAGTAATAATGCCAATGTCTATAGTAGTTTCTAATTTATTAAAATTTGGTATTCAGATATTTATATTTATCTGTTTTTATATTTATTATTATTTTAATGGATTTAATGTATTGCCTAATAAATATATTTTGGTTTTTCCTTTATTAATTATTGCAATGGGAATGATTGGGTTAGGTTTAGGGATGATAATTTCATCTATGGTTACTAAATATAGAGATTTAACTTTTCTAGTATCTTTTGGAGTCCAATTATTGATGTATTTGTCAGCAGTAATGTATCCTTTAGATTTAATGAGAGAAAAGCTAATTAATTTAGAAGAAGGAACAGATTATTCTTGGGTTGTTGATATAAACCCAATAGCTCACTTAATAGAATTTAGTAGATTTATACTTTTAAATGATGGTAATTATTCAACTTTTGGAATATTTTATACATCTATATTTACAATTATAGTTTTCTTTTTAGGGTTATTGATTTTTAATAAAACTGAAAAAACCTTTATAGACACAATTTAGATATGGAAAAAGAAGTTATCTTAAAGGTTGAAAATTTGTCTAAACAATATCGTTTAGGAACTGTAGGTACAGGAACAATTAGTCACGATTTTAATCGTTTTTTAGCAAGAATTCGTGGGAAAGAAGATCCGTATTTAAAAATTGGAGAATCTAATGATAGAGGGGCTAAAGGAGAATCTGAATATGTTTGGGCTTTAAAAGATATAAATTTTGAGGTAAAAAGGGGAGAAGTTTTAGGGATTATTGGTAAAAATGGAGCAGGAAAATCAACACTTTTAAAAATTCTTTCTAAAGTTACAGGACCAACAACAGGTTCAATAAAATCTAAAGGTAGGATTGCTTCTTTATTAGAAGTTGGTACTGGTTTTCATCCAGAAATGACTGGGAAAGAGAATATCTTTTTAAATGGAGCTATTTTAGGAATGTCAAAAAAAGAAATTTCATCTAAATTAGATGAGATTGTTGAATTTTCTGGTTGTGCACGTTATATAGATACACCCGTTAAACGGTATTCTAGCGGAATGAAAGTTCGTTTGGCTTTTGCTGTTGCAGCTCATTTAGAACCAGATATCTTAATTGTAGATGAAGTTTTAGCTGTAGGTGATGCAGAATTTCAAAAGAAAGCAATTGGTAAAATGCAAGACATTTCTAGTTCAGATGGAAGAACTGTTCTTTTTGTTAGTCATAATATGGCTGCTGTTAAAAGTTTATGTTCACGAGGGGTTATTTTGGAAAACGGAGAAACTAAATTTGAAGGTGTTATTGATGAAGTTATTAATGAGTATTTAAAAAATCATAACCAATTTGCAAATCAAAAATGGGACGTTGTAGATGGTCCCAAAACTGACTTTTTAAAGCTAAGGGAAGCAAAAGTTTTGAATATAGATAATAAAATTTCATTAAACCATATGATAACAAACGACATTCAAATTGAATTTTCTTATCAAATTTTAAAGGAGAATGAATTATTTGTGTGCGGTTTTAATCTGTTTAATGGACACAATATACATATTCTTAGTTCTCATGATAAAAATTCTAAAACAAGAAAAGAGCCACTGAAAAAAGGCATTTATAAAAAAACAATTGTAATTCCAGGTAATTTTCTAGCTGAAGGTAGTTATACTTGTAGTTTTGCAATTATGAGATACAATCCATTTCATGTAGAGTTTCATAAAATGGAAATACTTAGTTTTAATGTGATTGACGAAATAAATGACAACTCAGCAAGAGGTAACTATTCAGGTGGTTTCCCAGGTTTAGTTAGACCTCTGCTAAAATGGAAATAATGAATAGAAAAAAGTGGACAGGAGAACGATTAGAGACATTTATTTTGACAAGAGATGCAGTTGATCATTTGCATAGATATGCAATTGCTAAAACATATGTAAAAAATAAAAAAGTTTTAGATATTGCAAGTGGAGAAGGTTATGGAAGTAACTTATTAAGTGAAGAAGCTAAGTATGTTTTTGGTGTTGATATTGATACAGAAACTATTGAAAAAGCAAAAATAAAATATAAAAAGAGTAATTTATATTTTCAGCAAGGATCTACAAGTGCGATTCCATTGGAGGACAATAGTGTAGATGTTGTTGTAAGTTTTGAAACAATAGAGCATCATGATGAGCATAATAGAATGATGATAGAAATAAAAAGAGTTTTAAAACCTGATGGCATCACAATTATTTCTACACCGGATAAATACTATTATTCAGATATTAGGAATTTTAAAAATGAATTTCATAAAAAAGAATTGTATAAAGATGAATTTAAGGCGCTTATCTCTAAAAATTTTTCAAAAATGCAATTATTAAACCAAAAAAATGTAAGAGGTAATTCTATTGTTCAAAATGAAAAAATGGATGATGAAATCAAGTTCTATAATGGTTCTTATTTGAAAATTTTTGAAGAAAATGCCACACCTATGTATTTAATATCTATTTCCTCTGATAATAATTTTAAATTACAACATAAATCTATTTTTCATGAATCTGAATTGACAAAAATAAGCAAAGAACAATTAGCATTAAATATTAAAAATAGCTTGACATTTAGAATTGGTTATATATTTATGCTACCATTTCGTTTTTTTAAAAAATTTTTCAAATAATGTTGGCAATAGTAATACCATTTTATAAACTTACTTTTTTTGAAGAGACATTAAAGTCTTTAGTAGAACAAAGAAATCAACAATTTAATGTATACATAGGTAATGATGCTAGTCCAGAAAATCCAGAAACACTATTAAATAAATATTCATTAAAATTAAATATAATTTACAAGAAATTTGAGACAAATCTAGGAAGTAGCTCTCTTGTAAAACAGTGGGATAGATGTATTGATTTAATAGAAGATGAAGAATGGATAATGATTTTAGGAGATGATGATTATTTAGAAAAGACAGTAGTAGAGTCTTGGTATAAACATTTTAATTTATTTCAAAATAAATCTAACGTAATTCGTTTTTCGACTATATCAAAGAATGAAATGAAAAATACTTTCACAGAACCATCAAAACATCCAACTTGGGAAAATGGGATTGATTCATATTATAGAAGATATAAAAAAGAAATTAGAAGTACTTTATCTGAATATATTTTTTCTTTTGAAGTTTATAATAAGTATGGAATTTATGATTATCCATTAGCATGGCATAGCGATGATAGAATGTGGATTGATTTCTCGAAGGATAAAAAAATTTTCTCAATTAACGAATCAAAGGTGATCGTTCGTACTTCGCTTATAAATATTTCAGGTAAAACGGACAATATTACTTTAAAAAATAAAGCTTCAATTTTATTTTATTGCTACCTTATAAAAGAGAAAATAGTGTCATTAAAAAATAATCAAAAATTAGAATTATTGATGACCTATGAAACTTTAATAAAAAAAAACAGAAAGTTAACATTTTCTGAATGGAAATTGTTATTTAATTTATATATTAATAATAAGAAATTGTTACCCATAATTAAATTTTTTAGAAGATTTTTAATAAGTTTTTATCGCCAATGAATAGCTTAGTTTCTATAATTATACCAACATACAATAGAGGTCATTTGATTAGTGAAACTCTAGATTGTGTATTAAAACAAACATATAAAAATTGGGAGTGTATAATTATTGATGATTTTTCAACAGATAATACTTCTAAAATAGTTTTAGAATATTGTAAAATAGACTCAAGATTTAAATTAATAAAAAAAAAAAAAGGTGATAAAAAAGGAGCTAGTTCAGCTAGAAATATAGGAATTTTAAAATCTAAAGGTAGCTTTATTAAGTTTTTAGATTCTGACGATATTATTGATAAAAATAATGTAAAAGCTCAATATGAAGATTTAAATAAAGAGTATTCCTACGCATGTAGTATTTGTAAATGGGCAGTATTCTCTGAATCTATACATAACTCCGATATTAAAAAAAATATGACTTACTATAAAGACTTTACTTCTGGTTTGCGACTACTAGAAAATTTAGGTGAAAGTAATTCTTTTATACCGCTAATGTGTGTAATGATAAATAGAAATTTAATTGATATTGCAGGAATGTGGAATGAGTCATTAACGTTGAATGATGATGGCGAATTTTTTACCAGGATTTTTTTGAAATCTAATAAAATAAAATTTACTAGAAATACTTTAACTTATTATAGGAAAACTGGAAATAGTTTAAGTTCATATAATTATAATAAATTACCAAGCCTTTTATTAAGTTGGAAATTAATAGAAAATCATATGAATTATATGTATAAAGATCAATTTAATATTTATGTAAGAAATGCTAAAAGAAGGATTTTTTTACAAATTAAAAAAGAATATACTTGGTTTGTAGTAAAAAACTTTTCTTTTTTTAAAGAGGCTATTATTTACAGAATAGTGAGAAAGTTAAAAAGCAATAAATAATATAAATTATGATTTCAGTTATTATACCTATATATAATGCAGAAAAACATCTTAAAAAAGCAATTAGTTCTGCATTAATTCAAAAAGAGGTAAGAGAAATTATTTTAATTGATGACGGTTCTACTGATAATTCTAGGAATATTTGTTTAGAAAAAGAGAAATCTAATTCCCGTATAAAACTCTATTGTCATCAAAAAAACAAGAATCTTGGTAGATCTGCCAGCAGAAATCTTGGCATAAAAAAAACAACTTCTAAATATATTGCTTTTCTAGATGCAGATGACTTTTACCTTCCAAACAGATTTAAAAATGATTTAAAATTATTTACAGCGGATGAAACAATTGATGGTGTTTACAATGCAATAGGAAGTCATTTTTACAGAGAATCAAGTGAAATTGATAAAAGGA is part of the Polaribacter sp. SA4-10 genome and harbors:
- a CDS encoding ABC transporter permease: MNKEKWLFEITPKNNLFDLNLKEVWQYKDLLFLFVKRDVVTLYKQTILGPLWYLIQPLFTSVIFTLVFNIIAGISTGSVPPFLFNLAGITIWNYFKECLIATSDTFKKNEAIFGKVYFPRVIMPMSIVVSNLLKFGIQIFIFICFYIYYYFNGFNVLPNKYILVFPLLIIAMGMIGLGLGMIISSMVTKYRDLTFLVSFGVQLLMYLSAVMYPLDLMREKLINLEEGTDYSWVVDINPIAHLIEFSRFILLNDGNYSTFGIFYTSIFTIIVFFLGLLIFNKTEKTFIDTI
- a CDS encoding ABC transporter ATP-binding protein, with protein sequence MEKEVILKVENLSKQYRLGTVGTGTISHDFNRFLARIRGKEDPYLKIGESNDRGAKGESEYVWALKDINFEVKRGEVLGIIGKNGAGKSTLLKILSKVTGPTTGSIKSKGRIASLLEVGTGFHPEMTGKENIFLNGAILGMSKKEISSKLDEIVEFSGCARYIDTPVKRYSSGMKVRLAFAVAAHLEPDILIVDEVLAVGDAEFQKKAIGKMQDISSSDGRTVLFVSHNMAAVKSLCSRGVILENGETKFEGVIDEVINEYLKNHNQFANQKWDVVDGPKTDFLKLREAKVLNIDNKISLNHMITNDIQIEFSYQILKENELFVCGFNLFNGHNIHILSSHDKNSKTRKEPLKKGIYKKTIVIPGNFLAEGSYTCSFAIMRYNPFHVEFHKMEILSFNVIDEINDNSARGNYSGGFPGLVRPLLKWK
- a CDS encoding class I SAM-dependent methyltransferase, translating into MNRKKWTGERLETFILTRDAVDHLHRYAIAKTYVKNKKVLDIASGEGYGSNLLSEEAKYVFGVDIDTETIEKAKIKYKKSNLYFQQGSTSAIPLEDNSVDVVVSFETIEHHDEHNRMMIEIKRVLKPDGITIISTPDKYYYSDIRNFKNEFHKKELYKDEFKALISKNFSKMQLLNQKNVRGNSIVQNEKMDDEIKFYNGSYLKIFEENATPMYLISISSDNNFKLQHKSIFHESELTKISKEQLALNIKNSLTFRIGYIFMLPFRFFKKFFK
- a CDS encoding glycosyltransferase, whose translation is MLAIVIPFYKLTFFEETLKSLVEQRNQQFNVYIGNDASPENPETLLNKYSLKLNIIYKKFETNLGSSSLVKQWDRCIDLIEDEEWIMILGDDDYLEKTVVESWYKHFNLFQNKSNVIRFSTISKNEMKNTFTEPSKHPTWENGIDSYYRRYKKEIRSTLSEYIFSFEVYNKYGIYDYPLAWHSDDRMWIDFSKDKKIFSINESKVIVRTSLINISGKTDNITLKNKASILFYCYLIKEKIVSLKNNQKLELLMTYETLIKKNRKLTFSEWKLLFNLYINNKKLLPIIKFFRRFLISFYRQ
- a CDS encoding glycosyltransferase family 2 protein, which gives rise to MNSLVSIIIPTYNRGHLISETLDCVLKQTYKNWECIIIDDFSTDNTSKIVLEYCKIDSRFKLIKKKKGDKKGASSARNIGILKSKGSFIKFLDSDDIIDKNNVKAQYEDLNKEYSYACSICKWAVFSESIHNSDIKKNMTYYKDFTSGLRLLENLGESNSFIPLMCVMINRNLIDIAGMWNESLTLNDDGEFFTRIFLKSNKIKFTRNTLTYYRKTGNSLSSYNYNKLPSLLLSWKLIENHMNYMYKDQFNIYVRNAKRRIFLQIKKEYTWFVVKNFSFFKEAIIYRIVRKLKSNK